The proteins below are encoded in one region of Streptomyces sp. NBC_00490:
- a CDS encoding DIP1984 family protein, giving the protein MKLAEALAERAEATRRVEQLRARVVSSARYQEGETPAEDAAQLLAEAGEVLDALETLIRRINRTNAAADMGPDGTLTDALARRDVLRLRHSVLTAAADAAAGTGERGYGRQLRSELMMLSALPVAELRGQADVVAREIREVDVRIQRTNWEVDLLD; this is encoded by the coding sequence GTGAAGCTTGCTGAGGCACTGGCAGAACGTGCGGAAGCGACGCGCCGCGTAGAACAGCTGCGGGCGCGCGTCGTCAGCAGCGCGCGGTACCAGGAGGGGGAGACGCCCGCCGAGGATGCAGCGCAGCTATTGGCTGAGGCCGGTGAGGTGCTGGATGCTCTGGAAACGTTGATCCGGCGGATCAACCGGACCAATGCCGCTGCGGACATGGGTCCGGACGGCACGCTCACCGATGCCCTCGCACGTCGGGATGTCCTGCGGTTGCGTCACTCGGTGCTCACCGCGGCGGCGGACGCGGCGGCGGGTACGGGCGAGCGCGGATACGGCAGGCAGCTCCGGTCCGAGCTGATGATGCTTTCCGCGCTTCCGGTCGCGGAACTGCGCGGTCAGGCGGATGTCGTCGCCCGGGAGATCCGCGAGGTCGATGTGCGGATCCAGCGTACGAACTGGGAGGTCGATTTGCTGGACTGA
- a CDS encoding lactonase family protein, which yields MSRHTRRRSPFQVRLLTAGAGIVATAAAVATVTVASAHEPGGQAAQSAKAGADHAVFVQGNELDGNTIHVFKRGENGALSAAGDYATGGSGGDQVDAPTDSLASQGSLVYNDLSGLLLAVNAGSGTVTSFQVHGQKLTHRQVLDSGGDFPSSITVHGSLAYVMNAGGEGSIQGFRVTAKGLKPLDGSHRSLGLDNGTVPLFSSSPGQVAFTPGGRALAVTTKSANTIEVFPMRPDGRPAHRATVNDSAGGVPFAITFDGSGRMLVAEAEKSTVSTYKVRADGRLKVVQRPLANGQDTLCWLERAGDFFFGGNTGNSTVTGYRTDSRGRLALTNDVGVAAPPSAKSQGVIDLAVTDDEKFLYVQNAVSGTVDGFRIGHDGSLAKITTVTGLPAFAESGMEGIAAV from the coding sequence ATGAGCAGGCACACCAGGCGCAGGTCCCCGTTCCAGGTCCGGCTGCTGACCGCCGGGGCCGGGATCGTCGCCACGGCGGCGGCGGTCGCGACGGTGACCGTCGCCTCGGCCCACGAGCCCGGCGGGCAGGCCGCGCAGTCGGCCAAGGCGGGGGCGGATCACGCTGTGTTCGTCCAGGGCAACGAACTCGACGGCAACACCATCCACGTCTTCAAGCGCGGCGAGAACGGCGCTCTGAGCGCGGCCGGCGACTACGCCACCGGCGGCTCGGGGGGCGACCAGGTCGATGCCCCCACCGATTCCCTCGCCTCTCAGGGCTCCCTCGTCTACAACGATCTCTCGGGGCTGCTGTTGGCGGTCAACGCGGGCAGCGGCACCGTGACCTCCTTCCAGGTCCACGGGCAGAAGCTGACGCACCGCCAGGTTCTGGATTCCGGCGGGGACTTCCCGTCCTCCATCACGGTGCACGGCAGTCTCGCCTACGTCATGAACGCGGGCGGTGAAGGCAGCATCCAGGGCTTCAGGGTGACGGCCAAGGGGCTCAAGCCGCTCGATGGCTCGCACCGCTCCCTGGGTCTGGACAACGGCACGGTGCCGTTGTTCAGCAGCTCGCCCGGCCAGGTCGCCTTCACCCCGGGCGGCCGGGCCCTGGCGGTGACCACGAAGTCCGCCAACACCATCGAGGTCTTTCCGATGCGGCCGGACGGACGCCCCGCGCACCGGGCGACGGTCAACGACTCCGCCGGCGGTGTGCCGTTCGCGATCACCTTCGACGGGAGCGGGCGGATGCTGGTGGCCGAGGCCGAGAAGTCGACGGTCAGCACGTACAAGGTGCGCGCCGACGGACGACTCAAGGTGGTCCAGCGGCCGCTGGCCAATGGTCAGGACACGCTGTGCTGGCTGGAGCGAGCCGGAGACTTCTTCTTCGGCGGCAACACCGGTAACTCGACCGTCACCGGCTACCGCACCGACTCCCGCGGCAGGCTCGCGCTCACCAACGACGTCGGGGTCGCCGCGCCCCCGTCGGCCAAGTCGCAGGGGGTCATTGATCTGGCGGTGACTGACGACGAGAAGTTCCTATACGTGCAGAACGCGGTCTCCGGCACGGTCGACGGTTTCCGCATCGGACACGACGGATCTCTGGCCAAGATCACCACCGTCACGGGACTGCCCGCCTTCGCCGAGTCCGGTATGGAGGGCATCGCCGCGGTGTAA
- a CDS encoding VOC family protein, whose amino-acid sequence MTTHDEYVSVRYLVDDVQAAIDFYTAHLGFTLHSSAVPAFADVVRGRLRLLLSGGASSGTRVTPKELAVAGGNRIHLTYDDLDAEIARLRNAGLSFRSEVVSGPGGRQILLADPAGNLIELFQPADRPTSPASP is encoded by the coding sequence ATGACCACTCACGACGAATACGTCAGTGTCCGCTACCTCGTCGATGACGTGCAGGCCGCCATCGACTTCTACACCGCCCACCTCGGTTTCACCCTGCACTCCAGCGCCGTCCCCGCCTTCGCCGACGTGGTCCGCGGCCGCCTGCGGCTGCTGCTGTCGGGCGGGGCGAGTTCGGGCACCCGCGTCACCCCGAAGGAACTTGCCGTCGCGGGCGGCAATCGCATCCACCTCACGTACGACGACCTCGATGCCGAGATCGCTCGACTGCGCAACGCCGGTCTCTCCTTCCGCAGCGAGGTTGTCTCCGGTCCCGGCGGACGCCAGATCCTGCTGGCCGACCCGGCGGGCAACCTCATCGAGCTGTTCCAGCCCGCCGACCGGCCCACCTCGCCGGCCAGTCCCTGA
- a CDS encoding oxygenase MpaB family protein: MIYTDASLDTLRQTGDELADRTVAELFERGEVGKFNTLMRYVSTAGAPLPEGLPDVAREYLEATRTPPAWVDWAEMERARLFFIDNNVHISTALSFASMPACYLVPHVAKLLSASHGLKYPSKRMAETGQFTVHLMQPDAFEAGSRFIPAAQKVRLLHASIRHHLTRENRWDTAAHGTPICQEDMIGGQMFFSLLVLDSLHRLGIHMSTEGADAYYYAWRVVGAMLGVDQDAVPETLDEARQFLDLYMLRHMGPSEEGTHLTRQLIDLYEEVVPGTFFDPIVSALIRHLVGDTCADWLHVPRTSWDTLVKAVPHLLGVLETIEDRSPLGAWALDRLGHLTTVLELSSLTRGRVMHYAIPETLKEDYGITSAVPRTHRWIPPTATV; this comes from the coding sequence ATGATCTACACCGACGCATCGCTGGACACCCTGCGGCAGACCGGAGACGAGCTCGCCGACCGAACCGTCGCCGAGCTCTTCGAGCGCGGGGAGGTGGGCAAGTTCAACACCCTGATGCGCTACGTCTCCACCGCCGGCGCGCCCCTGCCGGAAGGACTGCCCGACGTCGCGCGCGAGTACCTGGAAGCCACCCGCACCCCGCCGGCCTGGGTGGACTGGGCGGAGATGGAGAGGGCCCGGCTGTTCTTCATCGACAACAACGTGCACATCTCCACCGCGTTGTCCTTCGCCTCCATGCCCGCCTGCTACCTCGTCCCGCACGTGGCGAAGCTGCTGTCGGCCTCCCACGGCCTGAAGTACCCGTCCAAACGGATGGCGGAGACGGGTCAGTTCACCGTCCATCTGATGCAGCCCGACGCGTTCGAGGCCGGCAGCCGCTTCATCCCGGCCGCCCAGAAGGTCCGCCTCCTGCACGCCTCCATCCGCCACCACCTCACCCGCGAGAACCGCTGGGACACCGCGGCCCACGGAACGCCGATCTGCCAGGAGGACATGATCGGCGGGCAGATGTTCTTCTCCCTGCTCGTCCTGGACAGCCTGCACCGCCTGGGCATCCACATGTCGACGGAGGGCGCGGACGCCTACTACTACGCCTGGCGCGTCGTCGGCGCCATGCTCGGCGTGGACCAGGATGCCGTTCCCGAGACCCTCGACGAGGCCCGCCAGTTCCTCGACCTGTACATGCTCCGGCACATGGGGCCCTCCGAGGAGGGCACCCATCTGACCCGGCAGCTGATCGACCTCTACGAGGAGGTGGTACCCGGCACCTTCTTCGACCCGATCGTCTCCGCCCTGATCCGTCACCTCGTCGGCGACACCTGCGCCGACTGGCTCCACGTCCCGCGCACGTCATGGGACACCCTCGTCAAGGCCGTACCCCATCTCCTCGGCGTCCTGGAGACCATCGAGGACCGCTCCCCGCTCGGCGCCTGGGCACTGGACCGCCTCGGCCACCTCACCACAGTCCTTGAGCTGTCCTCTCTCACCCGGGGACGCGTCATGCACTACGCGATCCCCGAAACTCTCAAGGAGGACTACGGCATCACCAGCGCCGTGCCCCGTACCCACCGGTGGATCCCGCCGACCGCCACCGTATGA
- a CDS encoding GNAT family N-acetyltransferase has protein sequence MHIRAVRLDELAALQDIERAAGQCFRDIGMPEIADDEPLTVDELARYRHAGMAWVAADDADTPVAYLIADSVDGNLHVEQVSVHPDSARRGIGRLLLDHLAAQATSQGVPALTLTTFTEVPWNAPYYARLGFRILDDSRQTPGLREIRRREAAQGLDRWPRACMRREL, from the coding sequence ATGCATATCCGAGCCGTGCGCCTGGACGAACTGGCCGCCCTCCAGGACATCGAGAGGGCCGCCGGCCAATGTTTCCGAGATATCGGCATGCCGGAGATTGCCGACGACGAGCCACTCACGGTCGATGAGCTCGCCCGTTACCGCCACGCCGGGATGGCCTGGGTCGCGGCCGACGACGCCGACACCCCGGTCGCCTATCTGATCGCCGACAGTGTCGACGGCAACCTCCACGTCGAGCAGGTATCGGTGCACCCGGACAGCGCCCGCCGTGGCATCGGACGGCTGCTGCTGGACCATCTGGCAGCCCAGGCCACGAGCCAGGGAGTGCCCGCACTGACCCTCACGACGTTCACCGAGGTCCCGTGGAACGCCCCGTACTACGCGCGCTTGGGATTCCGGATCCTGGACGACAGCAGGCAGACTCCTGGTCTGCGGGAGATCCGTCGGCGTGAAGCGGCACAGGGCCTGGACCGGTGGCCGCGGGCCTGCATGCGCCGGGAGCTGTGA
- a CDS encoding DUF5707 domain-containing protein, which yields MGEPLPLRALPHHLNGRLGNLLGLFRGVVCSGADTVHCTYKVPVTRDEADTSPRGLWHIAVLATAKDSDTTLDTKAAELSLPLADTASAPVTGCGDRIRQTMGASVEVQMWDALVKVAKDAYAAGLGEGSVPRPLIMPLVGGELVGMIWARPLKVGEDALTGIAQLSNIAAAARADEVVLTWETRDVATACELPIVSPAPCLNMVLATPDQHVLHRFPYTEQLLSRSPEGWASVAPDWLPSPAPQPGAELVPPIQAAVNYAFIPIELNHPDPFGVTVVLMEEDGYRVRLTEAFTR from the coding sequence ATGGGCGAACCTCTCCCGCTCAGGGCCCTCCCCCACCACCTCAACGGACGCCTCGGAAACCTTCTGGGCCTGTTCCGAGGCGTGGTCTGCAGCGGCGCAGACACCGTGCACTGCACCTACAAGGTCCCCGTCACCCGCGACGAAGCCGACACCTCCCCGCGCGGTCTGTGGCACATCGCCGTCCTGGCCACCGCCAAGGACAGCGACACCACACTGGACACCAAGGCCGCCGAGCTTTCGCTGCCTCTCGCTGACACGGCCTCAGCCCCCGTGACAGGGTGCGGTGATCGGATTCGGCAGACGATGGGGGCTTCCGTGGAAGTACAGATGTGGGACGCGCTGGTCAAGGTGGCGAAGGACGCCTACGCCGCCGGCCTGGGCGAGGGCTCTGTGCCGCGGCCGCTCATCATGCCGCTCGTAGGCGGTGAGCTGGTCGGGATGATCTGGGCCCGCCCTCTCAAGGTCGGCGAAGACGCGCTCACCGGGATCGCGCAGCTCTCGAACATCGCCGCGGCGGCCCGCGCGGACGAGGTCGTTCTTACGTGGGAGACCCGCGACGTCGCCACTGCCTGCGAGCTGCCCATCGTCAGCCCGGCCCCTTGCCTGAACATGGTCCTCGCCACCCCCGACCAGCATGTGCTGCACCGGTTCCCCTACACGGAACAGCTTCTGTCCCGCAGCCCCGAGGGCTGGGCGTCGGTCGCTCCCGACTGGCTGCCGAGCCCCGCGCCGCAGCCCGGCGCCGAGCTCGTCCCACCGATTCAAGCCGCAGTGAACTACGCCTTCATTCCGATCGAGCTGAACCACCCCGACCCGTTCGGCGTCACCGTCGTACTGATGGAGGAGGACGGCTACCGGGTGCGCCTGACCGAAGCGTTCACCCGCTGA
- a CDS encoding polyprenyl synthetase has protein sequence MTQEAGRRAGLDGQTLLLAAGLADLAVSTVGSVLGTVRGLLRRSDAAELAADAENELAARGRLVLDRYAAAPPPHLEILARRVLARKAAGGV, from the coding sequence GTGACGCAAGAAGCGGGACGGCGCGCAGGGTTGGACGGGCAGACGCTGTTACTGGCTGCCGGACTGGCCGATCTGGCGGTGAGCACGGTGGGTTCGGTCCTGGGGACAGTGCGTGGGCTGCTGCGCCGGTCCGACGCCGCGGAGTTGGCTGCGGACGCCGAGAACGAACTCGCGGCGCGGGGACGTCTGGTGCTGGACAGGTACGCGGCCGCACCCCCGCCGCACTTGGAGATCCTCGCCCGGCGCGTCCTGGCCAGGAAGGCCGCCGGTGGCGTCTGA
- a CDS encoding polyprenyl synthetase family protein yields the protein MASERWEWSVFKVRVDEVLRQFVAREADEFAAIDPILGTVAERLEAAVADGKRLRAAFCYWGWRAVGQPDSDALVRAAASMELVHAAAVVHDDLIDDSPLRHGRPTTHVALRGAVAARPDADTAARSLAMLVGDLLMALAGQLFATSGLPAAYLARARPLWAVMARELIAGECLEILRTGSGPDTETSLKVIRYKTAKYTVEQPLLIGGALAGAGTRLREGYSAYGLPLGEAFQLRDDLLGLFGDPSHTGKANADDVRGHRPTALLAETWRLADDSERDLLNSLLGRGDLDGDGLDAVREVMCRLRAPDRVEDMIRARVEEALGALHELDLPAHAATGLTALAHSAAVRLS from the coding sequence GTGGCGTCTGAGCGGTGGGAATGGTCGGTCTTCAAGGTCCGAGTGGACGAGGTGCTGCGGCAGTTCGTCGCCCGGGAGGCCGACGAGTTCGCGGCGATCGATCCGATACTCGGCACGGTCGCCGAGAGGCTGGAGGCGGCGGTCGCGGACGGCAAGCGGCTGCGGGCGGCGTTCTGCTACTGGGGCTGGCGTGCGGTGGGACAGCCGGACAGTGACGCGCTGGTGCGGGCGGCGGCCTCCATGGAGTTGGTGCATGCCGCGGCGGTCGTGCACGACGACCTCATCGACGACAGTCCGCTGCGGCACGGGCGACCCACCACCCATGTCGCCCTGCGCGGGGCCGTAGCGGCGCGTCCGGACGCGGACACCGCCGCGCGGTCGCTGGCGATGCTGGTGGGGGACCTGCTGATGGCGCTGGCCGGGCAGTTGTTCGCCACCAGCGGTCTGCCCGCCGCGTATCTCGCCCGAGCCCGCCCGTTGTGGGCGGTGATGGCCCGTGAGCTGATCGCGGGCGAGTGTCTGGAGATCCTGCGCACCGGATCGGGCCCGGACACCGAGACGTCGCTGAAGGTGATCCGGTACAAGACGGCCAAGTACACCGTCGAACAGCCTCTGTTGATCGGCGGTGCCCTGGCCGGGGCGGGCACCCGGCTGCGCGAGGGCTACTCCGCGTACGGGCTGCCGCTGGGCGAGGCGTTCCAGCTCCGTGACGATCTGCTCGGGCTGTTCGGAGACCCCTCGCACACCGGCAAGGCCAATGCCGACGATGTACGCGGCCATCGGCCCACGGCGCTCCTGGCGGAGACCTGGCGCCTCGCCGACGACTCCGAGCGCGACCTGTTGAACTCCCTGCTGGGCCGGGGCGACCTGGACGGCGACGGGCTGGACGCGGTGCGCGAGGTGATGTGCCGGCTGAGGGCGCCCGACCGCGTCGAGGACATGATCAGGGCACGGGTCGAGGAGGCTCTCGGTGCCCTCCACGAACTGGATCTACCGGCGCACGCCGCCACCGGACTGACCGCGCTGGCGCATTCCGCGGCAGTACGCCTGTCCTGA
- a CDS encoding arsenate reductase/protein-tyrosine-phosphatase family protein, whose protein sequence is MGSRSTDATAAPPEFVRLAAHPLRWRLLTELGDGDLRVRELVERVGEPQNLVSYHLRLLRGGGLVTARRSSFDGRDSYYRLDLERCAEALAASGSALHPSLRQLPSPPGRPVVHSRTRRVAVLFVCTGNSARSPIAAALLHHHTAGRITAASAGTSPKPQVHPHAVQVLRESFGIDLSGRRTQHVDDLVGRRFDHVITLCDKAREVCPEFGSRHVHWSMADPGAGGDTGQAGYAAFQHTAADIDTRIKHLMPVLKTPETVTRSEP, encoded by the coding sequence ATGGGATCCCGGTCCACGGATGCGACCGCAGCGCCGCCGGAGTTCGTCCGGCTGGCTGCGCATCCGCTGCGCTGGCGGCTGCTGACCGAACTCGGCGACGGCGACCTGCGGGTCCGTGAACTGGTGGAACGCGTCGGGGAGCCGCAGAACCTGGTCTCGTATCACCTGCGGCTGCTACGCGGCGGCGGACTGGTCACGGCCAGGCGCAGCAGCTTCGACGGGCGGGACAGCTACTACCGCCTGGACCTGGAGCGTTGCGCCGAAGCACTGGCGGCCAGCGGTTCCGCCCTGCATCCGTCGTTGCGCCAGCTCCCCTCCCCACCGGGCCGTCCGGTCGTCCACTCGCGTACCCGCCGTGTTGCAGTGCTCTTCGTGTGCACCGGCAACAGTGCCCGCTCGCCGATCGCCGCAGCCCTGCTGCACCACCACACCGCCGGCCGCATAACCGCCGCCAGCGCCGGCACCAGTCCCAAGCCCCAGGTACACCCACACGCTGTCCAGGTGCTGCGCGAATCGTTCGGCATCGACCTGTCCGGCCGCCGCACCCAGCACGTGGACGATCTGGTCGGCCGCCGCTTCGACCACGTGATCACCTTGTGCGACAAAGCCCGTGAAGTCTGCCCGGAGTTCGGCTCACGGCACGTCCACTGGAGCATGGCCGACCCGGGCGCCGGCGGTGACACAGGCCAGGCCGGCTATGCGGCCTTTCAGCACACGGCGGCAGACATCGACACCCGCATCAAGCACCTGATGCCGGTCCTGAAGACCCCCGAGACCGTTACGAGGTCCGAGCCATGA